Part of the Candidatus Polarisedimenticolaceae bacterium genome is shown below.
CGCGCTCGACATCCTCGCCTCGCAGCGAGCGCTCCCGCTCGCTCGCACCATGCACCAGATCGGCGGCTAGCGAGGCTCCGTCATCTTGAACGGGTCGAGGGCGGCGTCGAGCTGCTCCGGCGTGAGCGACGTCGTCTCGCGCGCGATCTCGCGCACGGTACGTCCGGTCTTCGCCGCCTGCTTGGCGATCGCGGCGGAGGCGTCGTAGCCGATGTAGGGGACGAGGCCGGTGCAGATCGCGAGGCCGCGCTCGACGAGCTCGGGGCCGCGCCCGGTCGCCTCGATCCCGCGCACGCAGCGCTCGGCGAAGTTGCGCGTCGCGGCACCGAGGATCTCGACCCCCGAGACGAGGTTGTGCGCGGCGAAGGGGAGCATCGTGTTCAGCTCGAAGAAGCTCCACTGGCCGGCTTGAAGGACCGCGACGTCCGCGGCGATCGCATGCGAGGCGGCCTGGATGAGCGACTCCGCGATCACGGGGTTGACCTTGCCCGGCATGATCGAGCTGCCGGGCTGCACCTCGGGGAGCGCGAGCTCGCCGATGCCGCAGCGGGGACCCGAGCCGAGGAGGCGGATGTCGTTCGCGATCTTGAGGAGGCTCACCGCGACGGTGCGGATCGAGCCCGACGCTTCGACGACGGCGTCGATCGTCGCCTGCGCCTGGAAGTGGTTGTCGGTCTCGGCGAGCGCGATCCTCGTTTCGCGCGCGATGACGGCGATGACGCGCTGCGCGAACTCGGGGTGCGTGTTGACGCCGGTCCCGACCGCCGTGCCGCCGAGGGGGAGGAGCGCCAG
Proteins encoded:
- a CDS encoding class II fumarate hydratase, with translation MTEYRVEKDFLGELKVPKDAYWGVQTQRAIENFPISGIRFGRQFIYALGLIKKASAETNMELGLLDSKLGKAIVKAAEEVMEGKLDTQFPLDVFQTGSGTSTNMNANEVIANRAAEILGAGRGARGKVHPNDHVNLGQSSNDVIPTALHLSALFAIDDALLPAVVLLRDELAVKAKAFWEVIKTGRTHLQDATPIRMGQVFRGYEGQMEKAAARLEHARKELALLPLGGTAVGTGVNTHPEFAQRVIAVIARETRIALAETDNHFQAQATIDAVVEASGSIRTVAVSLLKIANDIRLLGSGPRCGIGELALPEVQPGSSIMPGKVNPVIAESLIQAASHAIAADVAVLQAGQWSFFELNTMLPFAAHNLVSGVEILGAATRNFAERCVRGIEATGRGPELVERGLAICTGLVPYIGYDASAAIAKQAAKTGRTVREIARETTSLTPEQLDAALDPFKMTEPR